The window TGGACGTTTTCTGGGGCTCACAACAGGTTACTCCGCCGTTCTTGCCTCGCGCCTTGCCGGTGGTGTTGACCTTCTACGATCTGGTGCTGGAATTCTTTCCGGAAACGATGCGCCGACTGGCGCGCCTGCAGCAGCGCGCTGTGATTCGGATGAGCATCAAGCGCGCGGACCGGATCTATTCAATCTCGGAGCAGACCAATCGCGACATGCAGCGTATCTACGGCTTCCCCGCCGGGCGCGCCGCAGCGGCCCTGCTGGGCTATGAACCGCCGCCGAATCTCAGTCCGCTGGTCCGTCGCGAGATTCGCCGGGAGCTGGCGCGGCGCCTTGGATTTGCTCTGGATCGAAATTTTATACTGGCCGTGTCCACGATTGAACCGCGGAAGAACTATGAGGTCTTGCTGAAGGGCTGGCAGAGTTATCGCCAACGGCTGAAGAAGAAGGCCCTGCCACTGGTGATTGTCGGTCGGCGCGGTTGGGAGCGTCCTGAGTTTTACGCCGAGCTCGATGGCGCCATTGCCCGGACCGGACAGTTGCATGTTCTGCAGGGACTTTCCGATCGACTGGTCGAAGAACTCTATCGCAGCGCGGCGATGTTTTGCATCCCCTCGCGCTATGAAGGCTTCGGGCTTTCGCTGCTGGAGGCTTTGTGCTTCGGCCTGCCAGCGCTGGCCAGCGATCTGCCCTGCTTTCATGAGATTGCCGGAAAAAAGGCCCGCTATCATTCTCCCGATGATGTTCAGTCCTGGACCGCTTCGCTGACGGAAGAAACCCTTGCCCAGCGCAAGCACGGCTTCAAGCCAGTGAAGTTCAGAGCGGAACGCTGGAGCTGGGAGCGGACGGCCGCAATCTATCGCGACGCCTTTACTGAACTCACTTCCTGAGGGGAAATCATTTCGCAGTTGCCGTCGAAGACAACGCCATCTGCAATTTGTAGCTTTGCCGTGCGGATGTTACCGTGCACCCTTCCGCTGGCCAGCATCTCCAGACGATTGCGCGCCTCAATGTTGCCATAAACCTGGCCGCCAACGACCACGGCGCCGGCGCGAATATTGGCGCGCACTATTGCTGTCTCTCCAATCAACAGAACGCCATCGGTGATGATCTCACCCTGGAATTCGCCATTGATTTGCAGCGGGCGCTTGAATTCCAGCACGCCTTCAAAGCTGGTTTCCCTGCCGAGGACCGTCGAAACGACGCCGCCCTCGGTAATTTCCATAAGCAGGTTATCTTTCT of the Leptospirales bacterium genome contains:
- a CDS encoding glycosyltransferase family 4 protein translates to MKRIVVGVDARPLTSPTSGVARVIAQTIRHFPDRDRFRFRLYASAPAHPDFAELTASPLVEWVQGGGPLASRAGLWFNAALPLELHRRPVDVFWGSQQVTPPFLPRALPVVLTFYDLVLEFFPETMRRLARLQQRAVIRMSIKRADRIYSISEQTNRDMQRIYGFPAGRAAAALLGYEPPPNLSPLVRREIRRELARRLGFALDRNFILAVSTIEPRKNYEVLLKGWQSYRQRLKKKALPLVIVGRRGWERPEFYAELDGAIARTGQLHVLQGLSDRLVEELYRSAAMFCIPSRYEGFGLSLLEALCFGLPALASDLPCFHEIAGKKARYHSPDDVQSWTASLTEETLAQRKHGFKPVKFRAERWSWERTAAIYRDAFTELTS
- a CDS encoding polymer-forming cytoskeletal protein, yielding MAKKKDNLLMEITEGGVVSTVLGRETSFEGVLEFKRPLQINGEFQGEIITDGVLLIGETAIVRANIRAGAVVVGGQVYGNIEARNRLEMLASGRVHGNIRTAKLQIADGVVFDGNCEMISPQEVSSVKASR